One part of the Conexibacter woesei Iso977N genome encodes these proteins:
- a CDS encoding ABC transporter substrate-binding protein has product MRRTLIVATAALVAAASAAGCGSTKQPGGTGAPASGSATTASAATSDATFTYLDSNELMVGWDPATSYSNEISVMNNMYEQLVRYDNRAKQVKPQLADSYTRSADGKTWTFKLHPGVRFHDGNAADAAAAKAAIERTIKLNQGAAYEWGAVKKITAPDATTLVFTLKYPAPLDLIASSAYAAYIYDTKAAPAGTTLAKWFAAGHEAGTGPYELEKWNKGQDVEVRLAQFKDYWKGWDGTHYAHVVFRHVPQATTSAQLLRSGDATFARQLNAQLFASLKGASGMSEATAPSFENLVGLLNTASGPLKDKRIRQAVIKAMDYDGEISALKGAGTAAHGFIPEGLAGYDDSIVQKQDIDGAKALLAQAGYGSGKRLSLTLTLAQGDDNEALTAAILKSDLAKAGIDLRVKAMQWTAQWDQAKSSNTGRRQDIFMMYWYPDYADAFSWFTSLFRSSSEPNFNLSYIKDTALDTQIDALQEKAAQGGTVADDAYKSAQQKVQDDAVVMTFYVNNYQRAYRSSLQGYSDNPAYANVVFAYNATPGAGA; this is encoded by the coding sequence ATGCGTAGGACGCTCATCGTCGCCACGGCGGCGCTCGTCGCGGCCGCCTCGGCGGCAGGCTGCGGCTCGACCAAGCAGCCGGGCGGCACGGGCGCGCCTGCGTCCGGCTCGGCCACGACCGCGAGCGCCGCGACCAGCGACGCCACGTTCACCTACCTCGACAGCAACGAGCTGATGGTGGGGTGGGACCCGGCGACCTCGTACTCGAACGAGATCTCGGTCATGAACAACATGTACGAGCAGCTCGTCCGCTATGACAACAGGGCCAAGCAGGTCAAGCCGCAGCTCGCCGACTCCTACACCAGGTCCGCGGACGGCAAGACCTGGACCTTCAAGCTGCACCCGGGCGTCAGGTTCCACGACGGCAACGCCGCCGACGCGGCCGCCGCGAAGGCCGCGATCGAGCGCACGATCAAGCTCAACCAGGGCGCCGCCTACGAGTGGGGCGCGGTCAAGAAGATCACCGCCCCCGACGCCACCACCTTGGTCTTCACGTTGAAGTACCCGGCGCCGCTGGACCTGATCGCGTCGTCGGCCTACGCGGCCTACATCTACGACACGAAGGCCGCGCCCGCGGGCACGACGCTGGCCAAGTGGTTCGCCGCCGGCCACGAGGCGGGCACCGGCCCGTATGAGCTGGAGAAGTGGAACAAGGGCCAGGACGTCGAGGTCCGCCTGGCGCAGTTCAAGGACTACTGGAAGGGCTGGGACGGCACGCACTACGCGCACGTCGTCTTCCGCCACGTGCCGCAGGCGACGACCAGCGCGCAGCTGCTGCGCTCCGGCGACGCGACGTTCGCGCGCCAGCTCAACGCCCAGCTGTTCGCGTCGCTGAAGGGCGCGTCGGGCATGAGCGAGGCGACCGCGCCGTCGTTCGAGAACCTCGTCGGGCTGTTGAACACCGCGTCGGGGCCGTTGAAGGACAAGCGGATCCGCCAGGCCGTGATCAAGGCCATGGACTACGACGGCGAGATCAGCGCGCTCAAGGGCGCCGGGACCGCCGCGCACGGCTTCATCCCCGAGGGCCTGGCCGGCTACGACGACTCGATCGTCCAGAAGCAGGACATCGACGGCGCCAAGGCGCTGCTGGCCCAGGCCGGCTACGGCTCCGGCAAGAGGCTGTCGCTGACGCTGACGCTCGCCCAGGGCGACGACAACGAGGCGCTGACCGCGGCGATCCTGAAGTCCGACCTGGCCAAGGCCGGCATCGACCTCAGGGTCAAGGCGATGCAGTGGACGGCGCAGTGGGACCAGGCCAAGTCCTCCAACACGGGCAGGCGCCAGGACATCTTCATGATGTACTGGTACCCGGACTACGCGGACGCGTTCTCCTGGTTCACGTCGCTGTTCCGCTCGTCGAGCGAGCCGAACTTCAACCTGTCCTACATCAAGGACACGGCGCTCGACACGCAGATCGACGCGCTGCAGGAGAAGGCGGCGCAGGGCGGCACGGTCGCCGACGACGCCTACAAGTCGGCGCAGCAGAAGGTCCAGGACGACGCGGTCGTGATGACGTTCTACGTCAACAACTACCAGCGCGCGTACCGGTCCTCGCTGCAGGGCTACAGCGACAACCCCGCCTACGCCAACGTCGTGTTCGCTTACAACGCCACGCCGGGGGCGGGCGCCTAG
- a CDS encoding ABC transporter permease encodes MRNYLLRRLAQAVVVVFGVIVLTFVVARVVPGDPAVAYAGPHATPQALAQVRHEFGLDEPALQQLGDYLKGTLTGDWGTALHTHRPVLDDLGNVIPPTLELVGFAMLLALVVGIPLGMIAARRGGASDAGIRLGTMLSVSAPVFLLALGLQYIFATKLSWFPVAGEYDPKLDYTHPLTVYTHMTVIDALVGGNFAIFGSALAHLILPAIAVAAYPTGVIAQMTRASLIEQLGEDHVRMARGLGYSERQIVRRLALRPALNPVVSVTALMFAYALVNTFLVESIFNWPGLGSYATASIQALDTPAIIGVTLFVAIVYVIATLVVDVVQAWLDPRVSLS; translated from the coding sequence ATGCGCAACTACCTCCTGCGGCGCCTGGCGCAGGCGGTGGTCGTCGTGTTCGGCGTCATCGTGCTCACCTTCGTGGTCGCCCGGGTCGTCCCGGGCGACCCGGCGGTGGCCTACGCCGGACCGCACGCGACGCCCCAGGCGCTGGCGCAGGTGCGCCACGAGTTCGGGCTCGACGAGCCCGCGCTCCAGCAGCTCGGCGACTACCTCAAGGGCACGTTGACCGGGGACTGGGGGACCGCGCTGCACACGCACCGCCCGGTCCTCGACGACCTCGGCAACGTGATCCCGCCGACGCTGGAGCTGGTCGGCTTCGCGATGCTGCTGGCGCTGGTGGTGGGCATCCCGCTCGGGATGATCGCCGCGCGCCGCGGCGGCGCCAGCGACGCCGGGATCCGGCTCGGGACCATGTTGTCCGTGTCGGCCCCGGTGTTCCTGTTGGCCTTGGGGTTGCAGTACATCTTCGCGACCAAGTTGTCGTGGTTCCCGGTCGCGGGTGAGTACGACCCCAAGCTGGACTACACCCACCCGTTGACCGTGTACACGCACATGACCGTGATCGACGCGCTGGTGGGCGGGAACTTCGCGATCTTCGGCAGCGCGCTGGCGCACCTGATCCTGCCGGCGATCGCGGTCGCCGCGTACCCGACCGGCGTGATCGCGCAGATGACGCGCGCGTCGCTGATCGAGCAGCTCGGCGAGGACCACGTGCGGATGGCGCGCGGCCTGGGCTACAGCGAGCGCCAGATCGTCCGGCGGCTCGCGCTGCGCCCGGCGCTCAACCCGGTGGTGTCGGTCACGGCGCTGATGTTCGCCTATGCCTTGGTCAACACGTTCCTGGTGGAGTCGATCTTCAACTGGCCCGGCCTGGGGTCGTACGCGACCGCGTCGATCCAGGCCCTGGACACGCCGGCGATCATCGGCGTGACCCTGTTCGTGGCCATCGTGTACGTGATCGCGACCCTGGTGGTGGACGTGGTGCAGGCGTGGCTGGACCCGCGGGTGTCGCTGTCATGA
- a CDS encoding ABC transporter permease — translation MSVMETVPVEVAVSRTPLRDFGAALKRQPLMALGLGIIIVLVLIAIFAPLLAPHPADAGNVTHPVDTLLKPGGDHPLGTDQLGRDVLTRVMYGARTSLLIVLSVLAISAVVGVPLGIIAGATGGWVDDVIMRVTDVFLAFPALLLSLALATVLSPSASHAAIAIAVTWWPWYARLARGSAKAIASRGYVEAAAALGVPRWKVLVRHVLPNALPPTIVQLSLDAAGIMLTAAALSFLGLGAQDPTPEWGLMVNQGQGLLETNWWVAIVPGLAIVVAAVGFNLLGDGLRTLLDPKARRRR, via the coding sequence ATGAGCGTGATGGAGACGGTCCCGGTGGAGGTGGCGGTCAGCCGCACGCCATTGCGCGACTTCGGCGCGGCGCTGAAGCGCCAGCCGCTGATGGCGCTCGGGCTGGGCATCATCATCGTGTTGGTGCTGATCGCGATCTTCGCGCCGCTGCTGGCGCCGCACCCGGCCGACGCCGGGAACGTCACGCACCCGGTCGACACGCTGCTGAAGCCGGGCGGCGACCACCCGCTCGGGACCGACCAGCTCGGCCGCGACGTCCTGACGCGCGTGATGTACGGGGCGCGCACGTCGTTGTTGATCGTGTTGAGCGTCCTGGCGATCAGCGCGGTGGTCGGCGTGCCGCTGGGGATCATCGCGGGCGCGACCGGCGGCTGGGTCGACGACGTGATCATGCGCGTCACCGACGTCTTCCTCGCCTTCCCGGCGTTGTTGTTGTCCTTGGCGCTGGCGACCGTGCTGTCGCCGAGCGCGTCGCACGCGGCGATCGCGATCGCCGTGACGTGGTGGCCCTGGTACGCGCGGCTGGCGCGCGGGTCGGCGAAGGCGATCGCCTCGCGCGGCTACGTCGAGGCCGCCGCGGCGCTGGGCGTCCCGCGCTGGAAGGTGCTGGTCCGCCACGTGCTCCCGAACGCGTTGCCGCCGACGATCGTGCAGCTGTCGCTCGACGCCGCGGGCATCATGCTGACCGCGGCGGCGCTGTCGTTCCTTGGCCTGGGCGCGCAGGACCCGACACCGGAGTGGGGGCTGATGGTCAACCAGGGGCAGGGCCTGCTGGAGACCAACTGGTGGGTGGCGATCGTGCCGGGGCTGGCGATCGTTGTCGCGGCCGTCGGGTTCAACCTGCTCGGCGACGGGCTGCGGACGCTGCTCGATCCGAAGGCGAGGCGACGGCGATGA
- a CDS encoding ABC transporter ATP-binding protein yields MIEVRELEVAFDGRVVARVESLDLNAGEIVGLAGESGSGKSMTALAILGLTRSLGADVRGSITLDGEELLGLGDAEWRALRGRRIAMVMQSPRGSLNPTLKLGKYFERTLALHGVEGTEADARIRTALADVSLDEVLLGRYPHQVSGGQAQRFAIALAVALRAEVLLADEPTSALDVTVQAQVVELLARLREEHGTAMLFISHDLAVIGRLADRVVVMRDGAVVEQGPAQQVLTAPEADYTKALIDAVPVIGRGRLA; encoded by the coding sequence ATGATCGAGGTGCGGGAGCTCGAGGTGGCGTTCGACGGGCGCGTGGTCGCGCGGGTCGAGTCGCTGGACCTGAACGCCGGTGAGATCGTCGGCCTGGCCGGCGAGTCCGGCTCGGGCAAGTCGATGACCGCGCTGGCGATCCTGGGGCTGACGCGCTCGCTGGGCGCCGACGTGCGCGGGTCGATCACGCTGGACGGCGAGGAGCTGCTCGGGCTCGGGGACGCGGAGTGGCGCGCGCTGCGCGGGCGGCGGATCGCGATGGTGATGCAGTCGCCGCGGGGTTCCTTGAACCCGACGTTGAAGCTGGGCAAGTACTTCGAGCGCACGCTCGCGCTGCACGGCGTCGAGGGCACGGAGGCCGACGCGCGGATCAGGACCGCGCTGGCCGACGTCTCGCTCGACGAGGTGCTGCTGGGGCGCTACCCGCACCAGGTGTCCGGCGGGCAGGCGCAGCGGTTCGCGATCGCCCTGGCGGTCGCGCTGCGCGCCGAGGTGCTGCTGGCCGACGAGCCGACGTCGGCGCTGGACGTGACCGTCCAGGCGCAAGTTGTAGAACTGCTCGCGCGGCTGCGCGAGGAGCACGGCACGGCGATGTTGTTCATCTCGCACGACCTCGCGGTGATCGGCCGGCTGGCCGACCGCGTGGTCGTCATGCGCGACGGCGCGGTCGTCGAGCAGGGCCCGGCGCAGCAGGTCCTGACCGCGCCCGAGGCCGACTACACGAAGGCCCTGATCGACGCGGTGCCGGTGATCGGGCGGGGGCGGCTGGCATGA
- a CDS encoding ATP-binding cassette domain-containing protein, translating to MSERESTVVLRAEALDVRFGDHHAVKSVSLDIPDGPFGLGLIGESGSGKSTIARALLGLTKADAGTVTFQGKDIRSLRGADMKAFRRGVQIVMQDGTEALNPRMRIGASVAEGLAVHDLVPKGAPRAARVAELLAEVGLDAALADRYPHELSGGQRQRCTIARALAVEPRVLLLDEPTSALDVTVQARILELIKRLRDERGLSYLLISHNLAVVDQLCERCVVLKDGAVVEEGATAQVLDNPQHPYTQELRAAVPEIGDAVPGERPR from the coding sequence ATGAGCGAGCGCGAGTCCACCGTGGTGCTCCGGGCCGAGGCGCTCGACGTCCGCTTCGGCGACCACCACGCGGTCAAGTCGGTGTCCTTGGACATCCCGGACGGGCCGTTCGGCCTCGGGCTGATCGGCGAGTCCGGGTCCGGGAAGTCGACGATCGCGCGGGCGCTGCTGGGGCTGACGAAGGCCGACGCCGGCACGGTCACGTTCCAGGGCAAGGACATCAGGTCGCTGCGCGGGGCCGACATGAAGGCCTTCCGCCGCGGCGTGCAGATCGTGATGCAGGACGGGACCGAGGCGCTGAACCCGCGGATGCGGATCGGCGCGTCGGTCGCCGAGGGGCTGGCGGTCCACGACCTCGTCCCGAAGGGCGCGCCGCGGGCGGCGCGGGTCGCCGAGCTGCTGGCCGAGGTCGGGCTCGACGCCGCGCTGGCCGACCGCTACCCGCACGAGCTGTCCGGCGGGCAGCGTCAGCGCTGCACGATCGCGCGGGCGCTGGCGGTCGAGCCGCGCGTGCTGCTGCTGGACGAGCCGACGTCGGCGCTCGACGTCACGGTTCAGGCACGGATCCTGGAGCTGATCAAGCGCCTGCGCGACGAGCGCGGGTTGTCCTACCTGTTGATCTCGCACAACCTGGCGGTCGTCGACCAGCTCTGCGAGCGCTGCGTGGTGTTGAAGGACGGCGCGGTCGTCGAGGAGGGAGCGACCGCGCAGGTGCTCGACAACCCGCAGCACCCGTACACGCAGGAGCTGCGCGCCGCGGTCCCGGAGATCGGCGATGCTGTGCCGGGTGAGCGACCACGATGA